Proteins from one Bombyx mori chromosome 1, ASM3026992v2 genomic window:
- the LOC101736058 gene encoding uncharacterized protein LOC101736058 isoform X1, with the protein MHPDINRMMFFLVSVGLVASSEAFFLKWGSEPSQPTQQKTWLQPMSPNISPAIRYQYTYTPYDSRKMYQMQAPQYQPELQMQQSMAPIPISIPAGASLTPVSLQHVQLVPCMCPVAPEEAEKLQEQTGPGPYVAQTYTPASYPVAQQVPVAQDSSKTTNKQ; encoded by the exons ATGCATCCGGATATTAACAGAATG ATGTTCTTCCTCGTGAGCGTCGGCCTTGTTGCATCATCCGAGGCTTTCTTCCTGAAGTGGGGCTCGGAACCTTC ACAACCAACACAACAGAAGACATGGCTGCAACCGATGTCACCTAATATTTCGCCGGCCATCCGCTACCAATATACGTACACGCCTTATGACTCGCGCAAGATGTATCAGATGCAAGCACCACAATACCAACCTGAGCTTCAGATGCAGCAGAGCATGGCACCTATCCCCATTAGTATTCCGGCCGGTGCAAGCCTGACGCCTGTCTCTTTGCAACACGTTCAACTTGTGCCCTGCATGTGCCCAGTAGCTCCTGAAGAGGCGGAGAAGCTGCAAGAACAAACCGGCCCCGGTCCGTACGTAGCACAAACCTACACGCCCGCGTCATACCCTGTGGCACAGCAAGTTCCCGTCGCACAAGATAGCTCGAAGACAACGAACAAACAATAG
- the LOC101736058 gene encoding uncharacterized protein LOC101736058 isoform X2: MFVRLNHIMFFLVSVGLVASSEAFFLKWGSEPSQPTQQKTWLQPMSPNISPAIRYQYTYTPYDSRKMYQMQAPQYQPELQMQQSMAPIPISIPAGASLTPVSLQHVQLVPCMCPVAPEEAEKLQEQTGPGPYVAQTYTPASYPVAQQVPVAQDSSKTTNKQ; the protein is encoded by the exons ATGTTCTTCCTCGTGAGCGTCGGCCTTGTTGCATCATCCGAGGCTTTCTTCCTGAAGTGGGGCTCGGAACCTTC ACAACCAACACAACAGAAGACATGGCTGCAACCGATGTCACCTAATATTTCGCCGGCCATCCGCTACCAATATACGTACACGCCTTATGACTCGCGCAAGATGTATCAGATGCAAGCACCACAATACCAACCTGAGCTTCAGATGCAGCAGAGCATGGCACCTATCCCCATTAGTATTCCGGCCGGTGCAAGCCTGACGCCTGTCTCTTTGCAACACGTTCAACTTGTGCCCTGCATGTGCCCAGTAGCTCCTGAAGAGGCGGAGAAGCTGCAAGAACAAACCGGCCCCGGTCCGTACGTAGCACAAACCTACACGCCCGCGTCATACCCTGTGGCACAGCAAGTTCCCGTCGCACAAGATAGCTCGAAGACAACGAACAAACAATAG
- the LOC105842174 gene encoding uncharacterized protein LOC105842174 isoform X1 yields the protein MIKLNCGNKQRQCLSNVQRESVVLRNRARHCPPFCFSIFFCCFKMRIMLLIFCGALLIVVPSMCRPYDPEDKSLKDVLPSSGQFEAFYPRETHGIPNGSSRPAHGHGSFYNYRNPALVDVKNAPAYGFRFDGMRRFNFDEENDDQEE from the exons ATGATCAAGTTGAATTGTGGCAACAAACAACGTCAGTGCCTCAGTAACGTTCAAAGGGAAAGTGTTGTGTTACGGAACCGCGCGCGTCACTGTCCCCCGTTTTGttttagcatatttttttgttgtttcaag ATGCGTATAATGCTGCTCATATTTTGCGGTGCCTTATTAATAGTGGTGCCATCTATGTGTCGTCCCTACGATCCCGAAGACAAAAGCTTAAAAGATGTCCTGCCATCTAGCGGACAGTTCGAAGCGTTTTATCCACGAGAAACACACGGCATACCAAACGGGTCGTCGAGACCTGCTCATGGACATGGTAGTTTCTACAACTACCGCAACCCGGCGCTGGTGGATGTGAAGAACGCGCCCGCCTACGGTTTTCGTTTCGATGGAATGCGAAGATTTAACTTTGACGAAGAGAATGACGATCAGGAAGAGTAA
- the LOC105842174 gene encoding uncharacterized protein LOC105842174 isoform X2, which translates to MRIMLLIFCGALLIVVPSMCRPYDPEDKSLKDVLPSSGQFEAFYPRETHGIPNGSSRPAHGHGSFYNYRNPALVDVKNAPAYGFRFDGMRRFNFDEENDDQEE; encoded by the coding sequence ATGCGTATAATGCTGCTCATATTTTGCGGTGCCTTATTAATAGTGGTGCCATCTATGTGTCGTCCCTACGATCCCGAAGACAAAAGCTTAAAAGATGTCCTGCCATCTAGCGGACAGTTCGAAGCGTTTTATCCACGAGAAACACACGGCATACCAAACGGGTCGTCGAGACCTGCTCATGGACATGGTAGTTTCTACAACTACCGCAACCCGGCGCTGGTGGATGTGAAGAACGCGCCCGCCTACGGTTTTCGTTTCGATGGAATGCGAAGATTTAACTTTGACGAAGAGAATGACGATCAGGAAGAGTAA